The genomic window TCTCTTCAATGCCCACGAATCTTTATCTAGACAGATGCTCTCAAGATCTGTAAGGGCTTTATAAAGAAGTGTCCCTCCTGGAGTTTCGTATATCCCTCTTGACTTCATTCCCACAAGTCTGTTTTCTACTATATCTATTACCCCTACACCATTTTCTCCGGCTATTTTATTAAGCTTAAGAAGTAGTTCTACAGGTCCCATAGCCTCTCCGTCCACTGCTACAGGGAATCCTTTTTCAAAAGTAACAGATATATAAGACTCTTCATCTTTGGCCAGTCTCGGAGGAGTCACCATCATGTACATATCCTCTTTGTGCTCATTTGATAGAGTTTCGATATCTCCACCCTCATGACTTATGTGCCAAATATTCTGATCTCTAGAATAGATTTTTTCCTTTGTTACAGTTAGCTCTATCCCCTTTGCTTCTGCATAGTCGATAGCATCCTCTCTAGATTCGATGTCCCATTCTCTCCAAGGAGCGATTATTTTCATCATTGGGTCAAAGGCTGCTACTCCTACCTCAAATCTTACCTGGTCATTTCCTTTTCCAGTACAACCGTGGCAGATATATGTAGCTCCCTCTTGGTGTGCTATTTCAACTAATTTTTTAGCCATTAGAGGTCTTGCAAAAGATGTTCCCAAAAGATATCTGTTTTCATACATAGCTCCTGCTTTAAGTGCTTTAAAAGCATATTCTCTCAAAAACTCCTCCTTGGCATCCACTACAAATACCTTTGAAGCTCCTGAAGATATGGCCTTTTTCTTGACTACTTCCATATCGTCATCCTGACCTACATCTATGCAGACTGCTATTACTTCAAGACTATAATTTTCTTCTAACCAAGGTATAATTATAGAGGTATCTAATCCTCCTGAATATGCCAATACTACTTTTTCCATTTATAATTCCCCCTTATATTTTTCTAAAAGTTCTTTTCCCTCTGAAATCTGTCTTTTAACCTGGTTGGTAGACGTTCCTCCATAAGAGTCTCTTCCCTCTATGCAAGCTTCTACTGTAATAAGTGTCAGTACATCGCTTTCAAATGCATCACTGAACTCTTTAAACTCATCTAACGAAAGCTCTTCTAGAGATCTGTTTTTCTCTTCGCAGTAAGCTACCATAGACCCTGTTATATGATGAGCCTCTCTGAATGGTATACCTTTTTTAGCCAGGTAATCTGCCACATCAGTTGCGTTTATGAACCCGCCATATATTCCTTTTTTCATGTTCTCCTCTTTGACCGACATAGTGAGAAGCATCTCTTTGAATATTTCAAGAGACATCCCTACATTGTCCACAGAATCAAAGAATCCTTCCTTGTCTTCCTGGGTATCTTTGTTGTAAGCCAAAGGTAGCCCCTTCATTACTGTCATTATGCTCACGAGATTTCCGTAAACTCTCCCGCATTTTCCTCTTACAAGTTCTGGGATGTCAGGGTTTTTCTTCTGCGGCATGATCGATGACCCTGTAGAATATCCGTCATCAAGTTGCACAAATGAAAACTCCTTTGTAGACCACATGATGATCTCTTCAGAAAATCTAGACATATGCATAGCTATCATTGCAAGGACAAAATTCATCTCTATTATAAAATCCCTGTCACTTACAGTATCAAGGCTGTTTTCACTTACCTTGGCAAAACCAAGAAGTTCTCTTACATATTCTCTGTCTATTGGATAGGTGGTCCCTGCAAGGGCTCCAGCTCCTAGAGGAAGTACATCTATTCTTTCCACAGCACTTTCTAGTCTCTCTAGGTCTCTCTTAAACATCTGAAAATATGCCATTACGTGATGAGAAAAAAGTATCGGCTGCGCTCTCTGAAGATGTGTATAACCAGGCATTATAACCCCTATATTCTTTTCGCTGACCTCTATAAGAGCATCCATAAGATCAAGCAGACTGCTTCCTATCTCCTCGGCCTTTCTCTTTGTATAAAGTCTCGTATCTACAAGCACCTGATCATTTCTGCTTCTGGCTGTATGAAGTTTTTTCCCGGGCTCTCCCACCAGGGTTATAAGTCTGCTTTCTATAGCCATGTGTATATCTTCGTCCTTTATGGAGAAGACAAACTTTCCGCCTTCGATCTCATCCTTTACCTTAAGGAGACCCTTTTCTATTATCTTTTGCTCGTCATAAGATATTATATCCTGTTTTGCTAGCATCTTAGAATGAGCTATGCTTCCCTCTATATCCTCTTTATACATTCTTTTGTCAAAGTTTATAGAAGCATTAAATTTTTCCAGTAAAGTACTTGTCTCCTTTTTAAACCTTCCACCCCAAAGTTTCATCTCATCCCCCTATTGTAAGTCTACAAAATACTTGTTGAATATCTCATCGTAAAATCCGCTGTCTTTAAGATTTTGAAGCTCTTTGTTTATTTGCCCCAAAAGCTCTTCATTCCCTTTATTTATGGCGATGGCAACATCAGCCTTAGGAAGTTCTTCTATATCTATTTTTTTAAGACCTTTATTATTTCTAATATAAGGAAGAGCCACCAGGTTTTCTAGTACAACTGCGTCCACTTTTCCGCTTTTAAGGTCTAAAATTGCAGCAGTTATAGAAGTATAAGGAGTTATATCAGCACCCTCTATATCTCTTGCTATAGTTTCCTGGGCTGTTCCTAACTGTACCCCAAGCTTTTTGTTTTTAAGGTCATCCATTGTTTTTAGCTCTTTGTTTTCTTCGTTAATTACGAAAGACTGGTTTGTAGTCAAGTAAGAGTCTGAGAAATCTACAGCTTTTTTTCTTTCATCTGTAGGAGTCATCCCTGAGATGATAAGGTCTATTTTTTGACTTTGAAGTGCCGGAATAAGACCGTCAAAGCTCATGTTCTTCCATTCCATCTCATACCCCAAGTTTTCAAGAATTTTTTCCATAAGTTCCGCGTCAAACCCTACTATTTTACCATCTTCAAGATACTCAAAAGGCTTATATTCTGCATTTGTCCCCACATAAAGGACCTTCTTTTCCTCTTTTGCAGCTTCTTTTTTACCGCACCCACCTAGTACAGCAAGCATCACCAACGATACTATCAACATAATTTTTTTCATGAAAAATCCCCCCTTTTTTCTTTAACTTTCAATTTTTTTGTATAAAAAATGGACCTGCTAAGAATTAGGCAGGTCCTGTACACAACTTTAGTGTAAAACAGTCCAGACATTTCTTACCAATATTTATAAATTCTATTTAACTGCCACAAAAACATTTCTTCTGCTTTTCCTGTGCATTTCTTTTCCTACCTTAAAAATATTTCTTTAGCAATTCCTCGTAAACACCTTTATCTTTTACAGCTTTTAGACCAACTTCGAGTTTTTCCAAGAGTTCTTTGTCTTCTTTTCTGACTGCAATGGCATATTCCTCTTCTGCAGCATCGGCTTTGGCTATTTCCAGTCCCTCATTTTTGTCTACATAGTTTTTAGCGGGCTCAGAATCAAGAACTACTGCATCTACCTTGTCTGACTGCAGTGCCATTATCCCAGAATACGCTGCATTATATCTCTCTACAGTTACCCCTTCTATCTCACTGACCACAAGGTCACCTGTAAACCCGAGCATCACTCCTACTTTTTTACCCTTTAGGTCGTCAAAAGAATTTATAGAGTTATCACCTTTTTTTACTACTATTACCTGACTTGCTGTATAGTAAGGAGATGTGAAGTTTACGGCTTTCTTTCTTTCCTCATTGGCAGTCATTCCAGCTATTACTACGTCCACTTTTTTTGACTGAAGTGCTGGAAGCAGACCGTCAAAAGACATGTCTTCTATTTTGATCTCCATTTCAGATTCTTTGGCTATCTCTTCTATGAGTTCCATGTCAAAACCTGTAATTTTGCCATCTTCTAGATACTCAAATGGTGGAAATTCAGCATTTGTACCTACATATATTACTTTTTTCTCTTCCTCTTTTTTTCCACCGCAGGCTGCAAGAGTTACTATCATTACTGCGATTAAAAGAATGTTTAAAATTTTCTTCATCTTATTCCTCCCAATGTTTTCTTAATGATTCAATACTTTTTCTAAAAATTCTCTGGTCCTGTCATGTTTCGGATTGTTGAAGATCTGAGCCGGATCTCCGTCCTCAAGGACAGTTCCCTGGTCCATAAAGAATACTCTGCTTGCAACATTTTTAGCGAATCCCATTTCGTGAGTCACTATCACCATAGTCATACCTTCATCTACAAGGCTTCTCATTACATCTAGTACTTCCTTTACCATCTCAGGGTCCAAGGCAGATGTCGGTTCATCAAAAAGCATCAGATGAGGTTCCATGGCAAGGGCCCTAGCTATGGCTATTCTTTGTTTTTGACCTCCTGAAAGCTGGTTCGGATAGGCTCCTGCCTTATCCTTCAGTCCCACCTTATCCAGGAGTATTATAGCTTTTTTCTTAGCTTCTTCATCTGTCATGCCCTTTACCTTAGTGGGGGCCAATATTAGGTTTTCAAGTACTGTTTTGTGAGGAAAGAGATTAAAGTGTTGAAAAACCATTCCCACTTTTTCACGAAGACGGTTAAGGTCTACTTTTTTGTCCATTACATCTTCGCCCTCTATATACACATGACCTTTTGTAGGTTCTTCTAGTCTGTTGAGACATCTTAGAAACGTTGATTTACCGCTTCCGGAAGGTCCGATTACAGCCACTACATCGCCCTTTTTTATCTCTTTATTTATTCCCTTGAGCACTTCTAGATCTCCAAAGTGCTTGTGCAAGTCAACTACTTTAATCACTTACTTTCAACCCCTTTTCTACTTTTCTCATAAATTTGGTAAATATACTTGTCATAATAAGATAAATAAGTCCCACAGCCAAGAGCGGTTCTATACCCCTATAGGTCTGACTGGTTATTATATTGGCAGATCTCAGGAGATCCACTCCTCCGATAAATCCCACTATGGAAGTTTCCTTAAGAAGGGTTATAAACTCACTTACAAGAGCCGGAAGAATATTCTTGATAGCTTGTGGTATTATTATCTCCCTCATTGTTAGAAAATAATTCATTCCTAGAGCCCTAGAAGCCTCTGTCTGACCCTTGTCTAATCCCTCTATACCTGCTCTTATTATCTCAGCCACATATGCAGAACTGTTTAGTCCAAAGGCTAATGCCGCTACCACAAATATAGGGGTGTTGCGCAAATTCCCTACAAAGATTACGTTTGCTAGTATCATGAGCTGCACCACCGCTGGTGTTCCACGGATAATGTCTATATAACCTAATGCAATAAGGTTGAGCGGGTTGGTTGTTTTATATTTTTCAAAATTTTTAAATGGATAGAAGTGAGATAATCTCATCACAGCTAAAAGTACACCCATGGTAAGTCCTATAAGAGCCGCCAAAAACGTAACTCCCACAGAAAAGGACAGTCCCTTTACTATGTACATATATCTGTTACCTTCTATAAAAATCCCCTTCAGTACTGATAAATAAGCCATTCTTTCCTCCTAATAATTTTCGGCAAATTTTGCAGTAGATGCCGATCTCTTTAGAAATAATCCCATATCAAATTTATAATATGAAATATTTCATCTGAACAAGTCACACTTTTTGATATTTTGATTGATCTGTAACAGATCGTTGCCCTGTTTATGAAAAAAACCTGATACTTGCCGTATCTAGAAACTGGCCAATATCAGGTACATCTAAAAAAAACAAAAGCCAACAGAGTATATCCGCCGGCTAATTAACTTTTGTATACTCATGAGAAACAAAGGTTTCTCAATCTTTTCAAAAGAATTTTTGATGTCAATTAGGCCATTTTAAAAGATAAGGTTTTTATGAGTGTTTTTCTTTGCTCCTCCTGATCCTTTTCATGGTCACCATTATTAATCCTCCCAAAATCTTTTGCTATTTCGTCAATCTTATCAGAAATAGACTTAATTTGTCAATTAATTTTTCCATAATAATACTCAGGTTCAATTATAAAACAACCATCTATTTTGTTTCCACCAGAGTTTTCAAATATTTAAAGCCCATCATGAAAAACTCACATTTATAATGTATAATTAAGAGCAATTATAATATAATTAAAAAGGAGTGTGTTTAATTTTGAAAAAGATAACTTTTTTTCTGATGTTTTCACTTGTTTTTTTTAATGCCCTAGGAGAAGAAAAACCCTTTGAACTTTCCCTTTTTTCTCCCGATATACAGCTTAATTCCCCCTCAGATGATATAAGCGGTATAAGATTAGGTGGAATCTACTCTGAAAATAGAAATGTCAGCGGATTAGATATCAACCTGGTTGCCAGTAGGACCAGAGGGGATTTCAAGGGATTCTCCGTACTTTCATTCTACGACAGGACTGAAGGAGACTTTACTGGGGTGAGGATCCCATGGTGGTTTTTTGTATCTTACAACCATGTAGGTGGGAATTTAAAAGGACTCCAGTTCGGTGGGCTAAACATCGTCGAGGGAGACTTCCTTGGAGCTCAGTTCGGACTTTTAAATATAAACAACGGGAACAGTATAGGGGCACAGGCAGGTTGGGTCAACCTTGACCACAATTTTAAAGGTATTAGATTAGGCGGATTAAACATGGCTGATTCCTTTGTAGGAGGAGAGCTTGGAATTGCCAACTTTAATAAGTCTACAAGAGGGGTCCAGTTGGGATTATTCAACTATACAGAACATCTTGAAGGAGTTCAGATCGGTTTGCTAAACATGGCGGCAAATTCAGAACTTTTTGAGATTCTTCCAATAGTTAACTTTAACCTAAATTTCTAAAAATACTCTACTATTAAATTTATAAAATAATCTAAAATTTAATTTTATCTGAAATTAAAGAGGAATTCACATTTTATCACCTTATATAATAGTGCAGTATATTATATTAATAAGGAGGTAAATAATGAAAAAATTTATTGCAGTTTTAATTGGTGTTGTCATGTTAAGCTTCTCAGCATTTTCCGCCTCAGCTCAGCTTTCTGTTCCAGGAACTAACATTCCTGAAGATGAAAATGTCTCTGGTGTCAGGCTCTCTCTTTTGCACGGTGAGACTGCCAATGTAAAAGGTCTAGACATATCCATCTTAGGTCTTTCTGATATGGATAATTTTACAGGTCTTGAGCTCGGCCTCTTTTTTGGTGCCAACAGGGTAAAAAATGAATTCAAGGGACTTTCTCTAGGACTCATCAACTGGCACGAAGGCTATGATACAGGTGCAAATCTTGGATTTGTTAACTATGTCAATGACGTAAATGGTGTAAACTTTGGTTTTGCAAACTATTCTACCGGTGACAGTATGATAAACCTTGCAGCTGTCAATTATGTTGAATATCAATCTATGATAAACTTTGGTTTTGTCAACATTACACAGGGAACCTCGATGGTTGATATTGGATTTGTCAATTATGCTGAAGCTACATCATTCCAACTCGGTTTTATAAATGCCACAAAAGCACTTGACGGTCTCCAAGTAGGGTTTGTCAACTATGCTGAAAATGGAGTATTCCCAGTTCTTCCTATTATTAATTTTAGAAAAGGTTTATAGTAAAGATTAAGGATCTGTTTAAATACAGGTCCTTTTTTATTACTTGTTGCTGATATTTAATTATGTTATACTAAAATCTCTTATATCCTCAAAATCATAACTTCCCTTATGGTAAGTAAAATAAAAAAATAAATAGCTATTCATCATAGCAGTCAGGAGAATATATTATTATGGATGGAAAAAAAAGATCAGACATAAAACCTGGTATTAAGGTAAAAATAGTCTTGAAAAAAGATCAAAGAACCGGTAAATTAACTGAAGGAATTGTCAAAGACATCCTTACAAATTCTCCCAATCATCCCCACGGAATAAAAGTACGTCTAACCACTGGAGATGTGGGAAGAGTCCAGGAAATAATAGCACAAAGTTAAAAAATATGAATTATAATATTACAGGATTATCGTTCTTTTTAAGAACGGTAATCTTTTTAATTTAAAAATAGATATTAAAGTTCTCTGGTTACTTCTTTAAGTACCTCCCCTATACGGGCATCTATAACCATAGAGGCCTTGCTGTCGTATGATGTAGCCCCTTTATTTATGAGTACCAGCTTCTCCCCCTTGTAATAGTCAACCAATGATGCAGCAGGATAAACTACCAGCGATGTTCCGCCTACTATCAGTACATCTGCCTTTGAAATACATTCAATGGCTCCGTTGAATACATCCATGTCAAGCATCTCTTCATATAAAGTCACATCGGGCTTCACAACTCCACCACATTTTCTACACCTCGGTACAGCCTCATGATACCCCATAATATACTCAAGATCGTGATACTCTCTGCAGTTCATACAGTGGTTTCTTATTATGCTCCCATGAAGCTCGTAGACTTTCTCGCTTCCTGCTTTCTGATGAAGTCCGTCTATATTCTGGGTTATAACGGCTTTCAATTTTCCAAGTTTTTCTAGTTTTGCCAGTGCATAGTGTGCATCATTTGGTTTGGCATCTTTAAAGATAAGATTTTCCTTGTAAAACCTATAAAATTCCTCGGTATTGCTATCAAAATAACTTCTGCTCAGAAGATATTCTGGTGAGTGAACATATATTCCCTTTGCACTTCTAAAATCTGGAATATTGCTCTCTGTAGATACCCCTGCTCCTCCAAAAAAAACTATATTATCACTTTTTTTTATTATATTTTTAAGTTTCTCATACATCTTTATCACCTCTAATTTAGATTATATACTCTTATCTCCAAATAATAAACTCCAAAGTTATAATTTATCAGATCATAAAAAAAGCCCCCTGGATCCAGGGGACTTTTAAGCAATTTATTTTGTAACTAATTTTAATTCTACTGGGATAAATTCAGGTGTTGTTTCTCCTTTTATCACCTTAGAAGCTGTTTCTACTCCGACAGCCCCTATCATAGCAGGCTGTTGTGCCACTGTTGCCCCAAGAGTTCCAGCCTCTACAGCATTTACAGCGTCATCAGTAGCGTCAAATCCTACTACTAATATATTTCTTCCGCTTCCTTCTATAGCTTTCAATGCCCCTAAAGCCATCTCATCATTATGTGCAAACACTGCATCTATTTCAGGAACTGCCTGAAGAATATTCTCCATTACATTTAGTCCTTTAGTTCTGTCAAAATCAGCAGCTTGCTGTGCAACTACAGTTATGTTGTTTGCAGCAGCTTCATTGAATCCTTTACCTCTGTCTCTTGCTGCAGTAGTTCCAGGAATACCTTGAAGTTCCACAACTTTTCCATCTTTTCCTATTTTCTCAACTATAAATTCCCCAGCCATTTTTCCACCTGCTACGTTGTCAGAAGCTATGTGAGTTACTACCTCTCCACCATTTGCTCCTCTATCTAGTGTTATTACAGGTATCTTACTGTTATTTGCAGCCATTACTGCTCTTGCAACTGCATCAGAATCTGTAGGGTTTATGAGTATTACATCTACACCCTTGACTACTAGGTCCTCCACGTTTGCTAGCTCCTTTGCAGGGTCATTCTGAGAATCTAAAATAATGATTTCCATTCCCATCTCTTTAGCCTTAGCTTCAGCACCATCCTTTAACGTTACAAAGAACGGATTGTTCAGTGTAGATACTACAAGTCCTATCCTACCTGCACTTTCAGTTTCCTGGGCTTTCTTTTCACCGCAACCTGTCAGCACAACCATTAATAAAACTGTGATCAAAGTAATAATCTTTTTCATTCTTTTCCTCCTTTTTTTATTTTTTGGACTTTCTATCCATTAGTACCGCCGCTAATATAACCAATGCCTTTATCATAAGCTGGTAATATGATGATACATTTAGTAAATTTAGAGCATTTCCTAGCACCCCTATAATAAGAGCCCCTGTAATTGTCCCTGTGATTCTCCCTATTCCTCCTGCAAGACTCGTCCCTCCCAGTACAACTGCCGCTATGGCATCTAGCTCATAACCGCTTCCTGCAGTAGGCTGAGCCGAAAACAACCTAGCTGTTACAACTATTCCCGCAAGAGCAGACAAGACTCCACTGATAGCATAGACCTTGGTCTTCACTCTGTCTACATTTATACCCGATAGTTTAGTGGCCTCCTCATTTCCTCCCACTGCATATACATACCGTCCAAACTTTGTATGATTTAGGACGTAATAAGATGTCCCGTACACAACTGCCATTATATATATCGGAGTGGGAATTCCTAGGATATTTCCTGCCCCTATACTTCCAAAGAGTGACGTATTACTTCCGAATCCTATGGATATAGGTTTCCCGTCTGTGAATACAAGAGTGGCACCTCTCATGAGGGTCATAGTCACCAAAGTTGTTATAAATGCCTGAAGTTTACCATAGCTTATAAACATTCCACTCAGCATCCCGAGAATCCCTCCTATTAGTAGGGATACCCCTATGGCTACAAAGGCATTCTGCCCTGATGCCAGAAGGCTTGCAGATATCGCCCCGCAGAAGGCGAGGATTGATCCAACTGAAAGGTCTATTCCTCCAGTCAGTATTACAAAAGTCATCCCTGCTGAAATAATTGCATTTATAGAGGTCTGTCTAAGTACATTTAGCATATTAGATGCAGAAAGAAATCTTGGATTCATAAAGGATACCAAGACTGCAAATACCACAAGCCCTATGAATGGTTTGTTTCTCAGTAGAATAAAACTCTTCTTTTGTTTTGACTCTAATGTTGTTTGGTTATTCATCACTATCCTCCTTTAGGCCCACGGCACACCTCATTATTTTTTCCTGGCTAGCATCTTTGGCAGAGAATATTCCTGTCACACTTTTCTCATGCATAACCATTATTCTATCGCTGAGTCCTATTATTTCAACCATTTCAGAGGATATCATCAGGATGCTCATTCCGTGTTTTTTCAATTCGTTTATAAGGTCATATATCTCTTTTTTGGCTCCTACATCCACTCCACGTGTAGGTTCATCGAGGATCAATATTTTAGGTCCTGTCATGAGAGCCTTAGCTATTGCTACCTTTTGTTGGTTTCCGCCGCTGAGATTTTTAATTATCTGATTTATTCCAGGGGTTTTTACATTGAATCTAGAAATATAGGAATCCACCAGCTTTTTTTCATCATTTTTATTGAGGGTTTTTAAATTCCCCTCAAATTTTTCCAGAGAAGATATACTCATGTTTTCCTTTACAGAGAGTCCTAGTATCAGTCCCTCTTTTTTTCTGTCTTCAGGTACATAGGCGATCTTATTTTTAAGCCCTTCTTCTGGGGAATTTATCTTTACCTCTTTTCCCCCTATACTGATGCTTCCAGAAGTAACCTTATAAAAACCGTAGATAGTTTTGGCCAACTCCGTCCTTCCTGATCCCATTAGCCCTGCCACTCCTAGTATCTCCCCCTCACGCAGGGTGAAGCTCACATCATCTACGTAATCACCTTTGAGATTTTTCACCTCTAGACTTATAGGTCCAGCCTCTACATGAACTCTAGGCATCTGCTCCTCGAGTTTTCTTCCCACCATACTTTCTATTATCTGATCTTCCGTAATGTCACTTACTTCCTTTTCAGATATAAATTTACCGTCTCTCATTATGGTCACATCGTCACATATTTCAAATATCTCCTTAAGCCGGTGGGAGATATAAACCACACTTTTCTTTTCTTCTATAAGTTCTCTTATTACATCAAATAAACTATCGGTTTCCTTATCTGTAAGTGCATCTGTAGGCTCATCCATCACTATTATTTTTGCTTTTTGTGATAGCGCCTTTGCTATCTCTACCATCTGCTGTTCCCCAACACTCAGGTTCCCCACAAGCTCTTTAGATGAATGCTTTACCTTAAGTTTTTTTAAAAGTTCATCGGCATCGGCATACATACCCTTCCAGTCTATTTTCCCAAAACTGGTTTTTTCCCTTCCGAGAAATATATTTTCTGCAATAGTTAGATTAGATATGAGATTAAGTTCCTGGTGTATTATCGCGATCCCGGCATTTTGTGATTCTCTCGGGCCGTGAAATTCCACATCCTCTCCGTAAAGAGTCATTTTCCCGCTATTTCTCCTATATATTCCAGTCATTACCTTTATTAAAGTTGACTTTCCTGCACCGTTTTCACCTAACAGTGCCATGACACGCCCTTCGTAGATATTTAGACTAGCTCCGTTTAGCGCCTTTACTCCCGGAAAGGTTTTTACCATCTCTTGAAGTTCTAATATTTTCTTTTTCACCTGAGCTTACCTCCAGACTAAAATGCCACACCTGATTTCAAAATAATATTTGCATAAGGAGTGCATTCTCCCGTTCTTATTACCGTCTTTGACTCCTGAGTAGTCTTTTTAAATTGTGAATGTGGAATCTCCTCGATTTTAATCCCACTACATTTTTTATTCAGCATTTCCAAAAGTTCCGTATAAAGTTTCGGACTCAATTCCTTCATTTCTGATGCTAATATAGCTACCTCTACCTGCATCTCATCCAAAATTACTTCTAGTGTGCCCATAAATGTTGGGATATTCCTCTCTAGTGCTATATCGATCCTCTTTACACCCTCTGGTATAGGCAGACCTGCATCCCCTATACATATATGATCTGTATGTCCAAGCTTGGCTATCTCATATGAAATCTCGCTATTTAGAAGCCTCATTTTTTTCAATTACATCACTTCCTTAAAGTTTATAACTTCATCCAGTTCCGGGAGGGAAGTCTGAGCACCCTCTCTAGTCACTGTTATTGCCCCTACTTTTGCAGCAAAATCCATCGCCTTTTCCATAGGCTCCCCCCTAGAAAAAGCAGCCGTGAGGCCACCTATAAAGGAATCCCCTGCAGCCGTAGTATCTACTGCCACGACCTTATACGCACCAAACTCTCTCGCACCTTCACTGTCTACATATATGGCCCCCCTAGACCCCAGGGTGACTATTAGTTTTTTTACACCCTTTACCATCATTTTTCGGCACGCCGTGAGAATATCCTCTTTGGTTTTTACAGGAACTCCTGCAAGGAGTTCTAATTCAGTCTCATTAGGAATAAGATAATCCACATTTTTTATTATCTCATCTGACATTGCTTTTGCAGGTGCTGGATTCAGTATTGTAGTTTTCCCCAGTTTCTTGCTGAGTTTCAGAGAATATTCCACTATATCTAGTGGTGTTTCTAGCTGATGTACAACTATTTCCGAATTTTCATAAAGTTTAATATTCGCATCTATATCCTCTTTTTTTATTTCAAAATTTGCACCTGAAACTACTATTATAGAATTATTGGCATCGTCATCCACAACTATGCTAGCTATTCCAGTGGATTTGTTTTTGCATCTACCTATACCAGAGATATCTACTCCGTCCTTTTTTATGGCAGAGAGGAGAGTGTCTCCAAAGGAGTCCTCACCTACCATTCCAATCATAGTCACATCTGATCCTAGCCTTGCCATGGCAACAGCTTGATTAGCTCCCTTTCCCCCGGGTATCTGTTTAAAATCCTCACCTAGTACTGTTTCTCCTATCTTCGGTGGTTTAGAGACCCTCGTCACAAGATCCATATTTATACTTCCTACTACTAGTATTCTACCCATTTTACCTCCTTGTAAGAGTTTACATTATTTTTTTCTATCTAACTTTTTTCTCAGATCCTCTTATGTCTAGAACTGTCTGCAGTATCATCTTTTGACTTATGTCTTTATCCTTATTTCTGATTCTTTCTAGGAGCATCTCTGCTGACCTCACCCCTAGCTCCTTCACTGAGGCAGACACAGTGGTGAGTTTGATTCCAAATATATCTAGGATTTCAACTCTGTCAAAGGATAGCACCGCTATATCCT from uncultured Ilyobacter sp. includes these protein-coding regions:
- a CDS encoding argininosuccinate synthase; this encodes MEKVVLAYSGGLDTSIIIPWLEENYSLEVIAVCIDVGQDDDMEVVKKKAISSGASKVFVVDAKEEFLREYAFKALKAGAMYENRYLLGTSFARPLMAKKLVEIAHQEGATYICHGCTGKGNDQVRFEVGVAAFDPMMKIIAPWREWDIESREDAIDYAEAKGIELTVTKEKIYSRDQNIWHISHEGGDIETLSNEHKEDMYMMVTPPRLAKDEESYISVTFEKGFPVAVDGEAMGPVELLLKLNKIAGENGVGVIDIVENRLVGMKSRGIYETPGGTLLYKALTDLESICLDKDSWALKRSLSEKYADLAYNGLWFTSLREAIDSFVDTLHENVTGTIKMKLYKGNVKIAGRITENALYDEEISSFGASDLYSHSDAEGFIKLFSLPTKIKKLKEDRK
- the argH gene encoding argininosuccinate lyase; amino-acid sequence: MKLWGGRFKKETSTLLEKFNASINFDKRMYKEDIEGSIAHSKMLAKQDIISYDEQKIIEKGLLKVKDEIEGGKFVFSIKDEDIHMAIESRLITLVGEPGKKLHTARSRNDQVLVDTRLYTKRKAEEIGSSLLDLMDALIEVSEKNIGVIMPGYTHLQRAQPILFSHHVMAYFQMFKRDLERLESAVERIDVLPLGAGALAGTTYPIDREYVRELLGFAKVSENSLDTVSDRDFIIEMNFVLAMIAMHMSRFSEEIIMWSTKEFSFVQLDDGYSTGSSIMPQKKNPDIPELVRGKCGRVYGNLVSIMTVMKGLPLAYNKDTQEDKEGFFDSVDNVGMSLEIFKEMLLTMSVKEENMKKGIYGGFINATDVADYLAKKGIPFREAHHITGSMVAYCEEKNRSLEELSLDEFKEFSDAFESDVLTLITVEACIEGRDSYGGTSTNQVKRQISEGKELLEKYKGEL
- a CDS encoding basic amino acid ABC transporter substrate-binding protein, which gives rise to MKKIMLIVSLVMLAVLGGCGKKEAAKEEKKVLYVGTNAEYKPFEYLEDGKIVGFDAELMEKILENLGYEMEWKNMSFDGLIPALQSQKIDLIISGMTPTDERKKAVDFSDSYLTTNQSFVINEENKELKTMDDLKNKKLGVQLGTAQETIARDIEGADITPYTSITAAILDLKSGKVDAVVLENLVALPYIRNNKGLKKIDIEELPKADVAIAINKGNEELLGQINKELQNLKDSGFYDEIFNKYFVDLQ
- a CDS encoding basic amino acid ABC transporter substrate-binding protein → MKKILNILLIAVMIVTLAACGGKKEEEKKVIYVGTNAEFPPFEYLEDGKITGFDMELIEEIAKESEMEIKIEDMSFDGLLPALQSKKVDVVIAGMTANEERKKAVNFTSPYYTASQVIVVKKGDNSINSFDDLKGKKVGVMLGFTGDLVVSEIEGVTVERYNAAYSGIMALQSDKVDAVVLDSEPAKNYVDKNEGLEIAKADAAEEEYAIAVRKEDKELLEKLEVGLKAVKDKGVYEELLKKYF
- a CDS encoding amino acid ABC transporter ATP-binding protein; translation: MIKVVDLHKHFGDLEVLKGINKEIKKGDVVAVIGPSGSGKSTFLRCLNRLEEPTKGHVYIEGEDVMDKKVDLNRLREKVGMVFQHFNLFPHKTVLENLILAPTKVKGMTDEEAKKKAIILLDKVGLKDKAGAYPNQLSGGQKQRIAIARALAMEPHLMLFDEPTSALDPEMVKEVLDVMRSLVDEGMTMVIVTHEMGFAKNVASRVFFMDQGTVLEDGDPAQIFNNPKHDRTREFLEKVLNH
- a CDS encoding amino acid ABC transporter permease, with the protein product MAYLSVLKGIFIEGNRYMYIVKGLSFSVGVTFLAALIGLTMGVLLAVMRLSHFYPFKNFEKYKTTNPLNLIALGYIDIIRGTPAVVQLMILANVIFVGNLRNTPIFVVAALAFGLNSSAYVAEIIRAGIEGLDKGQTEASRALGMNYFLTMREIIIPQAIKNILPALVSEFITLLKETSIVGFIGGVDLLRSANIITSQTYRGIEPLLAVGLIYLIMTSIFTKFMRKVEKGLKVSD